From a region of the Primulina eburnea isolate SZY01 chromosome 7, ASM2296580v1, whole genome shotgun sequence genome:
- the LOC140836105 gene encoding uncharacterized protein, protein MYDNKMNHFPCLHCHPHTYIRMVQNLIERCLLLHMDRDQCVKALAEHAKIRPLVTITVWKELLKENKDFFQSYYRSISPRPYYTNGYVQRAPRFARRSNYQCR, encoded by the exons ATGTATGATAACAAAATGAACCATTTCCCATGCTTGCATTGCCACCCTCATACCTACATTAGAATG GTTCAGAATCTTATAGAGAGGTGCTTGCTGCTTCATATGGACAGAGACCAGTGTGTGAAAGCCTTGGCCGAGCATGCTAAAATCCGACCTCTCGTAACGATCACCG TATGGAAGGAGCTGCTGAAAGAGAACAAGGACTTCTTTCAATCGTATTATCGATCTATATCTCCAAGGCCATATTATACCA aTGGGTATGTTCAAAGGGCACCAAGATTTGCAAGAAGATCAAATTACCAGTGCAGATAG